In Levilactobacillus brevis, one DNA window encodes the following:
- a CDS encoding DUF722 domain-containing protein, translated as MKRSTIRTVEDILRDYPKIDKYIEQREQELRYPVTPVDENVGGGRAQNGFNDSTERLIITLDEDKRINALKRQRQVIDDCLDEVGPDTQAIIDEQYFRKYPRYTLTGMVENNMLSVGKSRAYKLKNLFIKKCAKGLGLYDL; from the coding sequence GTGAAACGATCGACGATTAGAACGGTAGAGGATATTCTACGTGATTATCCCAAGATTGATAAGTACATTGAACAGCGCGAACAAGAGTTACGTTATCCGGTAACGCCGGTTGATGAGAATGTTGGCGGTGGTCGGGCACAGAACGGGTTCAACGACAGCACAGAGCGGTTAATTATCACGCTAGATGAGGACAAGCGGATTAACGCACTCAAGAGGCAACGCCAAGTTATCGATGACTGTCTGGATGAAGTTGGGCCCGATACGCAAGCAATTATTGATGAACAATATTTTCGAAAATATCCACGCTATACCTTAACAGGAATGGTCGAAAACAACATGTTGAGCGTTGGTAAGTCACGAGCATATAAGCTGAAAAACTTGTTTATAAAAAAGTGTGCTAAAGGATTAGGACTATACGATTTGTGA
- a CDS encoding phage terminase small subunit P27 family — MTTKTTKKKNALLSTTPPDYLQGIARDMWAAIVPILNKQQLDVNQLDSSIVEAFCINYQSMRDAYENVAENGQAQKAYKTTLSPVTGEIVATDFVGYKRNPATQILDSATSRLKQLGSELGLTPTSRQELIKAGPGDGDENVAADLAKFFGNSKK; from the coding sequence ATGACGACCAAAACGACCAAGAAAAAGAACGCGCTACTGAGTACGACGCCGCCCGACTACCTGCAAGGGATTGCCCGGGATATGTGGGCTGCAATCGTTCCAATTCTTAATAAGCAGCAGCTCGACGTTAACCAACTCGACAGCAGCATTGTCGAGGCTTTCTGTATCAACTACCAGTCAATGCGGGACGCCTACGAGAACGTTGCTGAGAACGGCCAAGCTCAAAAGGCGTACAAGACGACCCTCAGTCCGGTAACGGGTGAGATTGTTGCGACTGATTTTGTTGGCTATAAGCGAAACCCTGCAACTCAAATTCTCGACTCAGCAACTAGCCGGTTGAAGCAGCTCGGTAGCGAGTTAGGCCTCACACCCACTAGCCGGCAAGAATTAATCAAGGCTGGGCCGGGTGACGGTGACGAAAATGTTGCTGCCGACTTAGCCAAGTTCTTTGGAAATTCTAAAAAGTAA
- a CDS encoding HNH endonuclease → MPLVHRCGQPGCREMIPLKYRYCTKHYNEHYQAYLHRHSTGVAARAYEYHRRRASKHYDTTHRFAATDDDSAGKDLAQSFGLKSPAKEPAKDMAQSSRAKFYRSKQWLAVRSAIYSRDIGCCQVCGRSEQRMYVDHIVPLRLCSNKERVASSNLWTLCGKCHNKKSRQEAKTSDKKLQRMSRLDWQRVLKN, encoded by the coding sequence ATGCCATTAGTTCACCGCTGTGGTCAGCCCGGTTGCCGTGAGATGATACCGCTCAAGTATCGCTACTGCACCAAGCATTACAACGAACACTATCAAGCATACTTGCACCGGCACTCGACTGGTGTTGCTGCTCGCGCCTACGAGTATCACCGACGCCGAGCGAGCAAGCACTACGACACGACTCACCGGTTCGCCGCAACGGACGACGACAGTGCGGGCAAAGACTTGGCTCAAAGTTTCGGACTAAAAAGCCCAGCCAAAGAACCAGCCAAAGACATGGCACAAAGTTCGCGGGCAAAGTTCTACCGTTCAAAGCAGTGGCTCGCGGTTCGTTCTGCAATCTATAGCCGAGATATTGGCTGTTGTCAGGTGTGTGGCAGGTCAGAACAACGCATGTACGTTGACCATATCGTTCCACTGCGGTTGTGCTCCAATAAGGAACGAGTTGCAAGTTCAAACCTGTGGACGCTGTGCGGAAAATGCCACAATAAAAAGTCTCGCCAAGAAGCAAAGACGAGCGACAAGAAACTTCAAAGAATGAGCCGACTGGACTGGCAACGCGTCCTGAAAAATTAG
- a CDS encoding phage portal protein has protein sequence MKFTNPFKRRFSNKAWLPSSDYQPFLIVNGQVVKSASYATAGAALKNSDIYSVVNLISADVSSCRFESDNDFLLHKLNAPNPVINSYNFWQSVTGALLLNGNAYVVMNLDASGRLHHFEQVTPPQVQIIVDDGEQNVNYKVTYYDNRGTVTVPAGQMLHFKLLSNLSDNKFIGVSPLQALVGDLNIQDKANDMALKSLNQAIRPNGILSLAAGAVDPKAKENVREEFEKANSGANAGRVMVMDATATYSTPQIDSNIANLLNSVSYTRNQVAKAFGVPQDFLNNESAHSNIDQVRSTYTQALNKYIYAISSELTMKLGVGIDLDMQPAIDPDYIQYANSISDLAKNDALEGVQATHILKAVGFIPADTPDFDVQNGPNERG, from the coding sequence TTGAAGTTCACTAATCCATTCAAGCGCCGGTTCAGCAATAAGGCGTGGCTTCCTAGCTCAGACTACCAACCGTTCTTGATCGTTAACGGTCAGGTTGTGAAGTCGGCCAGTTACGCCACCGCCGGCGCTGCCCTCAAAAATTCAGACATTTACAGCGTGGTCAATCTAATTTCTGCCGACGTCTCAAGTTGCCGGTTTGAGTCAGACAATGACTTCCTGCTGCATAAACTCAACGCACCTAACCCGGTTATCAATTCTTACAACTTTTGGCAATCGGTCACGGGTGCTCTGCTGCTGAACGGTAACGCGTACGTGGTCATGAACCTAGACGCCAGCGGGCGGCTGCACCACTTTGAGCAGGTCACCCCGCCGCAAGTTCAAATTATCGTAGACGACGGCGAGCAAAACGTGAATTACAAGGTCACGTACTACGACAACCGGGGAACTGTCACCGTCCCGGCTGGTCAAATGCTTCATTTCAAACTACTGTCCAACCTGAGCGACAACAAGTTTATCGGTGTTAGCCCGCTGCAAGCTCTGGTCGGTGACTTGAATATTCAAGACAAGGCAAACGACATGGCCTTGAAGTCATTAAACCAAGCAATCCGACCGAACGGGATTTTGAGTCTCGCAGCCGGCGCGGTTGACCCCAAGGCCAAAGAGAACGTTCGTGAAGAGTTTGAGAAAGCCAACTCAGGTGCCAACGCCGGGCGGGTCATGGTTATGGACGCCACAGCCACGTACTCAACGCCTCAAATTGACAGCAATATTGCCAACCTGCTGAACTCGGTTAGTTACACACGAAACCAAGTTGCTAAGGCGTTCGGGGTTCCGCAAGACTTCCTCAATAACGAGTCTGCTCACAGCAACATTGACCAAGTACGTTCGACCTACACGCAAGCACTGAACAAGTACATTTACGCGATCAGCTCAGAGCTGACCATGAAGCTCGGTGTTGGTATCGACCTCGACATGCAGCCCGCCATTGACCCCGACTATATCCAGTATGCAAACAGCATTTCTGATCTAGCCAAGAACGACGCGCTGGAGGGCGTGCAAGCGACCCACATTCTTAAAGCTGTCGGTTTTATTCCGGCCGACACACCAGACTTTGACGTGCAAAACGGCCCAAACGAAAGGGGGTGA
- a CDS encoding phage major capsid protein produces the protein MNLEAIKNAMTDSQNKLSAINDKITTGLLDDKFSAENMATLKQDRDSEQARFDELKTQRDAAESAQVADHIANNSATTKAGAKAVQAAPDRMDAEKHALNDFLHSKGAVKDISALQVTSTEAEPLIPQEIIYNPESEVKTVADLKQFVNIVPVTTASGTYPVLERATDTFPTVEELKENPALAEPNFRDVDWKVLTRRGALPLSAEAIADTQVDLVSMVAKNMGEKSINTTNADISKVFSKFTAVSASDTNLVDTIKGVLNVSLDPAYNPTIVATQSLYNTLDTLKDKNGQYIFHQDVTMPSTGTLLGVRVVRISDTLLGKAGDQLAFIGDLARAITMFDRQQVSLSWADDKVWGQYLMGALRYDVEVTDANAGYFLTNTPVKSSTAAETPAK, from the coding sequence ATGAATTTAGAAGCAATTAAAAACGCAATGACGGACTCTCAAAACAAGCTGTCCGCCATTAACGACAAAATCACCACGGGCTTACTGGACGACAAGTTTAGTGCCGAAAACATGGCGACGTTAAAGCAAGACCGGGACAGTGAACAAGCCCGGTTCGACGAATTGAAGACCCAACGAGACGCCGCAGAATCTGCGCAAGTTGCTGACCATATCGCCAACAACTCTGCCACGACCAAGGCCGGGGCTAAGGCTGTGCAAGCTGCGCCAGACCGTATGGACGCCGAAAAGCACGCCTTGAACGACTTCCTGCATTCCAAGGGTGCTGTTAAAGACATCTCAGCTTTGCAGGTTACCTCGACGGAAGCCGAACCATTGATTCCCCAGGAAATTATTTACAACCCCGAAAGTGAAGTCAAGACGGTTGCCGACTTAAAGCAATTCGTCAATATTGTGCCTGTAACCACGGCCTCTGGTACTTACCCAGTTTTGGAACGTGCAACTGACACTTTTCCAACGGTTGAGGAACTCAAAGAAAACCCTGCCTTGGCGGAACCTAATTTCCGCGACGTTGACTGGAAGGTATTAACTCGTCGGGGTGCTTTACCTCTGTCCGCTGAGGCTATTGCTGATACTCAGGTTGACCTCGTTTCTATGGTTGCCAAGAATATGGGTGAAAAGTCTATCAACACGACCAACGCTGATATTTCTAAGGTATTCTCAAAGTTCACCGCAGTTTCAGCCAGCGACACTAACCTTGTTGATACCATTAAGGGCGTTTTGAATGTGTCCCTTGACCCTGCTTACAACCCAACCATTGTGGCAACTCAATCTCTGTACAACACTCTTGACACCTTAAAAGACAAGAACGGCCAGTACATTTTCCATCAAGACGTTACCATGCCAAGCACAGGTACTCTGTTGGGTGTTCGGGTTGTTCGTATCTCTGACACGTTGCTCGGTAAGGCCGGCGACCAATTAGCCTTTATTGGTGACTTGGCCCGTGCTATTACTATGTTTGATCGGCAACAGGTTTCCTTGAGCTGGGCCGACGACAAGGTTTGGGGCCAGTACCTTATGGGTGCTTTGCGGTACGACGTGGAAGTTACGGACGCCAACGCTGGCTACTTCCTGACCAACACGCCGGTCAAGTCATCGACTGCTGCTGAAACGCCAGCCAAGTAA
- a CDS encoding DUF1642 domain-containing protein produces MKIYQKQPVEAEQFDGSQKYIFGQKVISDNSLVDALTHDPVYYSILINEDDSDDPKEDPNEVVFEIGDWIIKYGEDIHAIPDDMFKKTYAELPVIPKCVADWIEECKRNDQAIASAFDETLMSSKTRYYFCNYSTRSQWISIQDAFVRAWLDGYQVEAQHDTRTD; encoded by the coding sequence ATTAAGATATATCAGAAACAACCAGTTGAAGCTGAACAGTTTGATGGGAGCCAAAAGTATATTTTTGGACAAAAGGTAATTTCAGATAATAGTTTGGTTGATGCGTTAACACATGATCCAGTCTACTATTCGATCCTAATTAATGAAGATGATTCAGATGATCCAAAAGAAGACCCCAATGAAGTTGTATTTGAAATTGGCGATTGGATTATCAAATATGGAGAAGATATTCATGCGATTCCTGATGATATGTTCAAAAAAACTTATGCTGAGTTGCCAGTTATTCCTAAATGTGTCGCTGATTGGATCGAGGAATGTAAGCGTAACGATCAGGCGATCGCGTCTGCATTTGACGAAACATTAATGTCTTCCAAGACTAGGTATTATTTCTGTAATTATAGCACTCGTAGCCAATGGATTAGCATACAAGACGCATTTGTACGCGCGTGGCTAGACGGGTATCAAGTGGAGGCACAGCATGACACACGAACAGATTGA
- a CDS encoding Clp protease ClpP: MTIKLRGDVVDNDTAAFYNWFGMDSISPAEVSDALEDAGGGDVDVSISSYGGDVFAASDIYTELKSYAGKVNVTVTGIAASAASVITMAGDNVSMSPTAQLMIHNASSAVQGDTREMSHEAGVLDNIDKSIAAAYVAKTGMAKADLLDLMSRETWLTADQAKDYGFADKVLFGDDSAGTLQAVASASSIPAKSAVAKFRNLLAAEKPANKAAAKPAATESTRSNVLQQKLDILRGANS, translated from the coding sequence ATGACAATCAAATTGCGTGGTGACGTTGTGGACAATGACACTGCTGCCTTTTACAACTGGTTCGGCATGGACTCAATTAGCCCCGCCGAAGTCAGCGACGCCTTAGAAGACGCCGGCGGTGGTGACGTTGACGTTTCCATTAGTTCCTATGGCGGCGACGTTTTCGCTGCAAGTGACATATACACCGAGTTGAAGAGTTACGCCGGTAAGGTCAATGTGACGGTCACGGGTATTGCGGCCAGTGCTGCGAGTGTAATCACTATGGCCGGCGACAACGTTTCAATGTCCCCAACGGCACAGCTAATGATTCATAACGCCAGCTCGGCCGTTCAAGGCGACACCCGGGAAATGAGCCACGAGGCCGGTGTTCTCGATAACATCGACAAGTCAATTGCCGCGGCTTACGTCGCTAAAACCGGCATGGCTAAGGCTGACCTGCTCGACCTTATGAGTCGAGAAACTTGGCTCACTGCCGACCAAGCCAAGGACTACGGGTTTGCCGACAAGGTACTGTTCGGCGACGACTCAGCGGGCACGCTGCAAGCCGTTGCCTCTGCCTCGTCTATTCCCGCCAAGTCAGCGGTTGCTAAATTCCGCAACCTACTTGCTGCTGAAAAGCCAGCTAACAAGGCTGCTGCTAAGCCCGCGGCCACGGAATCAACCCGCAGCAATGTACTGCAACAAAAATTAGATATTCTGAGAGGTGCAAATTCATGA
- a CDS encoding terminase large subunit, whose protein sequence is MTKIDISKTHDVAQAFSDAVFDGLRGKYTDPGTEYAFRVMDGKETTGYLIKLAAFRHLRDLQRQGQPDFPFEYDTDAVDKALLFASVTPDVDSGDPVHLLGWQQFIMAQLFGWKTSTGGVRFTKSLISVGRAQGKTMIAAIIMAYTFLLDSLGLSNQDYLVASINWKQTSKLLGYLKTMLRKVTEIEPFKTLAKQSGLMLQNDQIIMKKSNNVIRAVSFESGQFDSFHFRTAIVDEVGELKNRAKTSKILSGQIKIADRRYIQISTSYPDPKVPFYDDQRMMTKAMEEDYKREADTYLCLVWAQDDLKETQKPETWAKSNPLLNSPEQKRELLGGLIDKRDSDMLAGTIGDFQTKNMNMWLNEKENRYLDLKDINASIIPRDGFDIDGRDVYVGFDASQYSDDTSLAFVFPYTSEDGQHKFHVYQHSFIPTSRTQQSIAIKENQDGIPYREEERRGFATISHTRGGDIDYSDVYNWLLDFVEVHNLHVQSFLYDPWRDKVFIYKLDQENNWLIEPVRQGTKSLDEPTSFFRHEMQNGHITMFDDRVMQAGMTNAVTLVDNNGIKIDKNLATDKIDCLDAIINCFYEAMLHFEGVSRDERGSDDPFAGWKQDDINSFYKNFSF, encoded by the coding sequence TTGACAAAAATTGATATTTCCAAGACTCATGACGTTGCTCAGGCGTTCTCTGACGCAGTGTTCGACGGTCTACGTGGTAAATACACCGACCCGGGAACTGAATACGCGTTCAGAGTTATGGACGGAAAGGAAACCACAGGCTACCTAATCAAGTTAGCCGCTTTTCGACATTTACGTGACTTGCAGCGCCAAGGTCAACCAGACTTCCCGTTTGAGTACGATACCGACGCCGTAGACAAGGCCCTGCTATTTGCGAGCGTGACCCCAGACGTTGACAGCGGCGACCCGGTTCACTTGCTGGGCTGGCAGCAGTTTATTATGGCGCAGCTCTTTGGTTGGAAAACCTCGACGGGCGGCGTTCGTTTTACCAAGTCGCTAATCTCAGTTGGTCGGGCGCAGGGTAAGACGATGATTGCCGCGATTATTATGGCCTACACTTTTCTGCTTGACTCGCTGGGCCTGTCCAACCAGGACTACCTGGTTGCGTCAATCAACTGGAAGCAAACCAGCAAGCTACTCGGTTATCTGAAAACGATGTTGCGCAAGGTCACCGAGATTGAGCCATTCAAGACACTGGCCAAGCAATCTGGTCTCATGCTCCAAAACGACCAGATCATTATGAAAAAAAGCAACAACGTCATTCGGGCCGTCAGCTTTGAGTCGGGCCAATTCGATAGTTTCCATTTCCGTACTGCAATCGTTGACGAAGTCGGGGAACTCAAGAATCGGGCCAAGACATCTAAGATTCTATCCGGTCAGATTAAGATTGCCGACCGGCGGTACATTCAAATTTCAACGTCATACCCTGACCCGAAAGTGCCATTCTATGACGACCAGCGAATGATGACGAAAGCCATGGAAGAAGACTATAAGCGGGAAGCCGACACTTACCTGTGTCTGGTCTGGGCGCAAGACGACCTCAAGGAAACTCAGAAGCCTGAGACCTGGGCTAAGAGCAACCCGCTGCTGAACTCGCCTGAGCAGAAACGCGAGCTTCTCGGTGGCCTGATTGACAAGCGCGACAGCGATATGCTGGCTGGCACTATCGGTGACTTTCAGACCAAAAACATGAATATGTGGCTGAACGAGAAAGAGAACCGTTACCTCGACTTGAAAGACATCAACGCCTCGATTATCCCGCGCGACGGTTTCGACATCGACGGCCGAGACGTTTATGTGGGGTTTGACGCCTCGCAGTACAGCGACGACACCAGCTTAGCGTTCGTGTTCCCCTACACTAGCGAGGACGGCCAACATAAATTCCATGTTTACCAGCATTCATTTATACCGACCTCACGAACCCAGCAAAGCATTGCTATCAAGGAAAATCAAGACGGCATTCCCTACCGTGAAGAGGAACGGCGCGGGTTCGCCACCATCTCGCACACGCGAGGCGGCGACATTGATTACTCGGACGTGTACAACTGGTTGCTCGACTTTGTAGAGGTTCACAACCTACACGTGCAATCGTTCCTGTACGACCCGTGGCGGGACAAAGTCTTTATTTACAAGCTCGACCAAGAAAACAACTGGCTTATTGAACCGGTTCGGCAGGGTACTAAGTCCCTCGACGAGCCAACGTCATTCTTTCGGCATGAAATGCAGAACGGTCATATCACCATGTTTGATGATCGTGTAATGCAGGCCGGTATGACTAACGCCGTGACCTTGGTTGACAACAACGGTATCAAAATCGACAAAAACCTTGCGACCGATAAAATTGATTGCCTCGACGCGATCATTAACTGTTTCTACGAGGCAATGCTGCACTTTGAAGGCGTCTCACGCGACGAGCGGGGCAGCGACGATCCGTTTGCAGGTTGGAAACAAGACGACATCAATTCATTTTACAAAAATTTCAGTTTTTAG